One window of the Candidatus Zixiibacteriota bacterium genome contains the following:
- a CDS encoding hydrogenase iron-sulfur subunit: MEPKIGVYICKGCEIGSAVDIEKLSGIALKDGKADLCKTHDMFCSLAGLELIKSDIATEGINRVVVAACSNRAFPELFDFGKDILTDRVNLREQVAWCHKPNDDDTQLIAEDYIRMGVARVRNSEPPQPFIEETSKTIMVVGGGKAGLTAAKASAAAGYKVILIEKENHLGGWAAKFSKVFPKTAPYQLPENSGIDELIKEVESNPHITVKKGTTISKTSGQPGKFSVVINDGSVDTELQVGAIVQATGWKSYDPAKLSRWGYGVTPDVVTNIDLETMVSNGGIKRPSDGKAIESIAFIQCAGSREPDHLPYCSAVCCRVSLKQALYVREKYPHARIFIIYRDLRATAQYELFYAHVQNDDAIFLTKGEIAAVNKTDGGKIAIDVRETLLGEDIRITADMVVLATGMVPSTKVDESETEAAPQETSESAETAAAPQDGLMADGKKEAAGAEKGAKILNLSYRQGTDLPTLKYGFPDSHYICFPYETRRTGIYAAGTVRAPMDLSASASDAYGAALKAIQAVESIARGAAVHPRAGDLSFPEFFMQRCTQCKRCTEECPFGTLDEDAKGTPLPNPFRCRRCGICMGACPERIISFKNYNVNMISQMIKAIHIPDEFEEKPRILAFICENDALPSLDMAGMKRLQYNAMVRLIPLRCLGSMNTIWVGDALASGFDGVLLIGCKKGDDYQCHFIRGSELAATRMSNVREKLKQLVLEEERVQLHEVAISDYARIPKIFDEFLETIERVGPNPYKGM, translated from the coding sequence ATGGAACCGAAAATTGGCGTTTATATCTGCAAGGGGTGCGAAATCGGCAGCGCTGTCGATATCGAAAAGTTAAGCGGCATCGCTCTTAAAGATGGCAAAGCCGACCTCTGCAAAACTCACGATATGTTCTGCTCCCTCGCGGGTCTGGAACTGATAAAGAGTGACATCGCCACAGAAGGGATAAACCGGGTGGTGGTTGCCGCCTGCTCCAATCGCGCCTTTCCGGAGCTGTTCGATTTTGGAAAAGATATCCTCACCGACCGGGTGAACCTCCGTGAACAGGTCGCCTGGTGCCACAAGCCCAATGACGATGATACCCAGCTTATAGCCGAAGATTATATTCGGATGGGAGTTGCCCGCGTCCGCAACAGTGAGCCGCCTCAACCCTTCATTGAAGAAACCAGCAAGACTATAATGGTGGTCGGGGGAGGCAAAGCCGGCTTGACGGCAGCCAAGGCCTCAGCCGCTGCCGGTTACAAAGTGATTCTGATTGAAAAAGAAAATCATCTGGGCGGATGGGCGGCCAAATTCTCGAAAGTATTCCCCAAAACGGCTCCCTATCAATTACCGGAGAATTCCGGCATTGACGAATTGATTAAAGAAGTCGAATCAAATCCTCATATTACGGTAAAGAAGGGCACGACGATTTCCAAAACCTCCGGTCAGCCCGGAAAGTTTAGTGTCGTCATTAACGATGGCTCTGTCGATACCGAACTGCAGGTTGGGGCGATTGTCCAGGCGACCGGCTGGAAATCCTACGACCCCGCTAAACTATCCCGCTGGGGATATGGGGTAACGCCCGATGTCGTAACTAATATCGACCTGGAAACGATGGTCTCCAACGGCGGTATTAAGAGACCCTCCGACGGTAAAGCGATTGAAAGCATCGCTTTTATCCAGTGCGCCGGCTCGCGCGAACCGGACCATCTCCCCTATTGCTCCGCCGTCTGTTGCCGGGTTTCGCTCAAACAGGCCCTCTATGTCAGAGAGAAATATCCCCATGCCAGGATATTTATAATCTACCGCGACCTCCGCGCCACGGCGCAGTACGAATTATTCTACGCCCACGTGCAAAACGATGATGCCATCTTCCTGACCAAAGGTGAAATCGCCGCTGTCAATAAAACTGACGGCGGCAAAATTGCCATCGATGTCAGAGAAACTCTCCTGGGTGAGGATATCCGAATCACGGCAGATATGGTCGTTTTGGCGACCGGCATGGTGCCGTCAACGAAAGTCGATGAATCTGAAACGGAGGCTGCGCCGCAGGAGACCTCTGAGTCAGCCGAAACTGCGGCTGCTCCTCAAGACGGTCTAATGGCCGACGGCAAAAAAGAAGCGGCCGGAGCGGAAAAAGGAGCAAAAATCTTAAATCTTTCATACCGGCAGGGAACCGACCTGCCCACTCTCAAGTACGGCTTCCCCGATTCTCATTATATCTGTTTTCCTTACGAAACCAGAAGAACCGGTATCTATGCGGCTGGTACTGTTCGCGCCCCGATGGACCTTTCCGCTTCCGCATCCGACGCCTACGGCGCCGCTCTCAAGGCGATTCAAGCGGTTGAATCAATTGCCCGTGGCGCCGCCGTGCACCCCCGCGCCGGCGACCTCTCCTTCCCCGAATTCTTCATGCAACGATGCACCCAGTGCAAACGCTGTACTGAAGAATGTCCCTTTGGAACTCTTGATGAAGATGCCAAAGGAACACCGCTGCCCAATCCGTTTCGCTGCCGCCGCTGCGGCATCTGCATGGGCGCCTGCCCCGAGCGCATTATCTCCTTTAAGAACTACAACGTAAATATGATCTCCCAGATGATAAAGGCGATTCATATTCCCGATGAGTTCGAAGAAAAGCCGCGCATCCTCGCTTTCATCTGCGAGAATGACGCCCTCCCGTCGCTCGACATGGCCGGAATGAAACGACTGCAGTACAATGCCATGGTCCGCCTCATTCCTCTTCGTTGTCTCGGCTCCATGAACACCATCTGGGTCGGCGATGCCCTGGCAAGCGGATTTGACGGCGTCCTCCTTATCGGATGCAAGAAAGGGGATGACTACCAATGCCATTTTATCCGCGGGTCCGAACTTGCCGCGACCAGGATGTCCAACGTGCGCGAAAAGTTGAAACAGCTGGTGCTGGAAGAGGAACGGGTGCAACTGCACGAAGTAGCCATATCGGACTATGCCAGAATTCCGAAAATCTTTGATGAATTTCTGGAGACCATTGAAAGGGTAGGTCCCAACCCCTATAAGGGAATGTAA